CGATTAAATTACAACAAAGGATAACATTATTCGTTATCTGAGCGATCTGTAGTACTAGGTTCAGATTCCGCTCAAGGCATGTCGAATCCACTACTACCACTGTTACATCGGGTTTTCCGAACAAGACAAAATTGCGTGCAATCTCCTCATCGGTCGAAGTGGATAATAGCGAATAGGTACCGGGCAAATCGATTAAACGATAATGTCGATCATGAAAACGAAATTTGCCTTCCATGCGTTTGACAGTTTTTCCCGGCCAATTACCGGTATGCTGATTCAATCCCGTCAATGCATTGAAAATCGTACTTTTGCCGGTATTAGGATTACCGGCTAAAGCAATAACATACTCATGATGTGTCTTGGACAGATTAATTTGAAAAACCTGTTCCCGCGACTGTGCAATATTATTGGGGATAGCACAGGTATTACTCATATAATTGGCCTTTTGCATTTTGATTGACTTCAACAAAAATATTATCCGTTTCTTCTTTGCGCAGGGCAATTAGTGCGCCTTTAATCCAATACGCTGTAGGATCGCCTAAAGGACTGCGCTGGGCAACTTGGATTTCGCTGTCTTTAATAAAACCAAAATCAAGCAATCGCCGCCTTTGCAGGCCGTTAATTTTAATTTCTTTCAAGATTGCCGATTGTCCAAGTA
This DNA window, taken from bacterium, encodes the following:
- a CDS encoding ferrous iron transport protein A, producing the protein MKLIRLSELLLGQSAILKEIKINGLQRRRLLDFGFIKDSEIQVAQRSPLGDPTAYWIKGALIALRKEETDNIFVEVNQNAKGQLYE